The following coding sequences are from one Fimbriimonadaceae bacterium window:
- a CDS encoding ABC transporter ATP-binding protein → MRGVTQDFGPVRALDAVDLTVEKGTVHALLGENGAGKTTLMRVLYGALRPTAGEVRLDGVAVRFRNPAEAIAAGVGMVSQHYAIIPELSAIDNLMLGAEPGALLNRPEAVLRADQLAQDMGFSFEWDAPAAGLGPAGAQKLEILKLLWRQADIMVLDEPTAMLSPEDADSLYGSLRKLAGQGRSVIVVTHRLAEVTQYCDHVTVLRQGKNVASFPVGEKTQDETAELIVGKALTQTTRPDVSAGTPVLVAHDLRVRGDRGDMAVNGTSLTLAAGEVVGLAGVDGSGQRELVQALVGVRPLVTGQVTLGGHDVSRATARARIESGLRCIPEDRHEEGVVDDFDLVANALLGHQRLAAFRRGPVLDKAASLALATRVASRFETKHSSLGQKMSELSGGNQQRFVNARAMAHEARALVAFQPVRGLDIEATRRVYAAFREFVSAGGTVLVVSFDLDELLEFCDRMLVMHHGRLASPPEGKGRDRVTIGAMMVGTA, encoded by the coding sequence ATGCGGGGGGTGACCCAAGACTTCGGCCCGGTGAGGGCTTTGGACGCGGTCGACCTGACGGTCGAAAAGGGCACCGTCCACGCCTTGCTCGGCGAGAACGGCGCGGGCAAGACGACCCTGATGCGCGTTCTCTACGGGGCATTGCGGCCGACTGCCGGAGAGGTGAGGCTGGACGGGGTGGCGGTGCGCTTTCGCAACCCGGCCGAAGCCATCGCCGCCGGAGTCGGTATGGTCAGCCAGCATTACGCGATCATTCCTGAACTTTCCGCCATCGACAACTTGATGCTGGGCGCCGAGCCAGGTGCCTTGCTCAACCGGCCTGAGGCAGTGTTGCGGGCCGACCAACTGGCCCAAGACATGGGCTTTTCGTTTGAGTGGGACGCCCCGGCGGCCGGGCTGGGGCCGGCCGGCGCCCAGAAACTAGAGATCCTCAAGCTCTTGTGGCGACAGGCCGACATCATGGTCCTCGACGAACCGACCGCGATGCTGTCGCCCGAGGACGCCGACTCCTTGTACGGCAGCTTGCGCAAACTGGCCGGCCAAGGCCGCAGCGTCATCGTCGTCACCCATCGACTCGCCGAAGTCACCCAGTACTGCGACCATGTCACCGTCCTGCGCCAGGGCAAGAACGTCGCGTCGTTCCCGGTCGGGGAGAAGACACAAGACGAGACCGCCGAGTTGATCGTCGGGAAAGCGCTCACTCAAACCACCCGACCCGACGTGTCCGCAGGCACCCCCGTCCTCGTCGCCCACGACCTGCGGGTCCGTGGTGACCGGGGCGACATGGCCGTCAACGGCACGTCGCTGACCCTCGCGGCCGGTGAGGTCGTCGGGCTGGCCGGTGTCGACGGCAGCGGTCAACGAGAGCTGGTCCAGGCCCTGGTCGGAGTCCGTCCGCTCGTGACCGGGCAAGTGACCTTGGGCGGACACGACGTCAGCCGTGCCACGGCACGGGCGCGCATCGAAAGCGGCCTCCGCTGCATCCCGGAAGACCGCCACGAAGAGGGGGTCGTCGACGACTTCGACCTGGTCGCGAACGCCCTGCTGGGTCACCAACGGCTCGCCGCGTTCCGACGCGGCCCGGTCCTGGACAAGGCGGCGTCGCTGGCCCTGGCCACGCGGGTGGCCAGCCGCTTCGAGACCAAGCATTCCAGCCTTGGTCAAAAGATGAGCGAACTGAGCGGCGGCAACCAGCAGCGGTTTGTGAACGCCCGCGCCATGGCCCACGAGGCCAGGGCCCTTGTCGCGTTCCAACCTGTCCGCGGTCTCGACATCGAAGCGACCCGGCGGGTCTACGCTGCCTTCAGGGAGTTTGTCAGTGCGGGCGGCACGGTGCTGGTGGTCTCGTTCGACCTTGACGAGCTCCTTGAGTTTTGCGACCGGATGCTGGTGATGCACCACGGTCGATTGGCCAGCCCGCCCGAGGGTAAGGGACGTGACCGGGTCACGATCGGCGCGATGATGGTGGGGACGGCATGA
- the tilS gene encoding tRNA lysidine(34) synthetase TilS, which translates to MLERFATHLQDSGLVPPGSRVAVALSGGADSLCLLHLTVRLGLDVVALHLDHGQRPESADEARRLGEFCDRLNVPFASGRADVPALAEAYKVGVEEAGRTARYDFFRQAAYRTGCDLVATGHTRDDLAETVLFNLVRGTGMAGLAGIPAVRDGIVRPLLPFTRAETRAYCHRQGLEPLEDPGNLDLQFSRVRIRQNVMPELEQAHPGAAANIARTAKVVGEESAFLDSMAAAVLEKAETPLNGPLRFLTSEVEVALDLGVLLSHPDVLVRRGLRLAAAVLGASLDHGQTETLHLGVRCTPSGSVTSDGGRVVAQWSGDRLHFARADTDGPFRFNLATPGITESDVFGWQITVQPWPPADLLRDPDNLDVAMDAAKLHGGLHFRSTDPGDAMVPLGMTGSKSVADMMREAGLTASARRRLPVVCDMVGAVWVPGCRIAERVKITDTTARAFRLTFGPLDLGRRQEEQERTAGA; encoded by the coding sequence GTGCTGGAGAGGTTCGCCACCCACCTTCAGGATTCCGGCTTGGTGCCGCCTGGTTCCCGGGTCGCCGTGGCTCTGTCGGGCGGCGCCGACTCGCTGTGCCTCCTCCACTTGACCGTGCGACTGGGCCTCGACGTGGTCGCCCTGCACCTGGACCATGGGCAGAGGCCGGAGTCGGCGGACGAGGCCCGGAGGCTGGGCGAGTTTTGCGACCGGCTGAACGTCCCGTTTGCCTCGGGACGGGCCGACGTCCCCGCGCTCGCCGAGGCCTACAAGGTGGGCGTCGAGGAAGCGGGGCGGACCGCCCGGTACGACTTCTTCCGCCAAGCCGCCTACCGGACGGGGTGCGACCTCGTCGCCACCGGCCACACCCGGGACGACCTCGCCGAGACCGTGCTGTTCAACCTGGTCCGGGGCACGGGCATGGCGGGATTGGCTGGCATCCCAGCCGTCCGGGACGGGATCGTCCGCCCCCTGCTCCCCTTCACCCGCGCCGAGACCCGTGCCTATTGTCACCGCCAAGGCCTGGAGCCGCTCGAAGACCCGGGCAACCTTGACTTGCAGTTCTCGCGTGTCCGCATCAGGCAAAACGTCATGCCCGAGTTGGAGCAGGCCCATCCCGGCGCCGCGGCGAACATCGCCCGCACCGCAAAGGTCGTCGGCGAAGAGAGCGCCTTCCTCGACAGCATGGCCGCCGCCGTCCTTGAGAAGGCCGAGACGCCACTGAACGGCCCCCTCCGCTTCCTGACCTCTGAAGTCGAGGTGGCCCTCGACCTCGGTGTTCTCCTTAGCCACCCCGACGTCCTGGTCCGCCGGGGCCTGCGCTTGGCGGCGGCCGTCCTGGGAGCGAGCCTGGACCACGGCCAGACCGAGACCTTGCACCTTGGCGTCCGCTGCACACCAAGCGGCTCGGTCACCAGCGACGGGGGCCGGGTCGTCGCCCAATGGTCGGGCGACAGGCTCCACTTTGCCCGCGCCGACACCGACGGCCCGTTCCGGTTCAACCTAGCGACCCCGGGAATCACCGAAAGCGACGTCTTTGGCTGGCAGATCACCGTCCAGCCTTGGCCGCCCGCCGACTTGCTGCGTGACCCCGACAACCTGGACGTGGCGATGGACGCGGCGAAGCTGCATGGCGGCCTTCACTTCCGGAGCACCGACCCGGGCGACGCCATGGTCCCCCTGGGGATGACGGGGAGCAAGTCAGTGGCCGACATGATGCGGGAAGCCGGCTTGACCGCCAGTGCGCGGCGGCGCCTGCCCGTCGTCTGCGACATGGTCGGTGCCGTGTGGGTACCCGGATGTCGTATAGCGGAACGGGTCAAAATAACCGATACGACCGCTAGGGCCTTTCGCCTGACGTTTGGGCCGCTCGACTTGGGCAGGCGTCAGGAAGAACAGGAACGGACCGCAGGCGCTTAG
- a CDS encoding tetratricopeptide repeat protein, with protein sequence MSVQVLYQEGFQLRCDGRYREAKVKLEQALSLDPGHADSLWQLGLVQGFEGDFDGSLATLQKVVEANPNHVNARFDLGMTMTMLGMQDEACAQFREVVRIQPGHEKAKQQLVYCP encoded by the coding sequence ATGAGCGTCCAAGTTCTGTACCAAGAGGGATTCCAGCTACGTTGCGACGGGCGATATCGTGAGGCGAAGGTGAAGCTGGAGCAGGCCCTGAGTCTTGACCCCGGCCATGCCGACTCGTTGTGGCAGTTGGGCCTTGTGCAAGGCTTTGAAGGTGACTTTGACGGGTCTCTCGCCACGCTGCAGAAGGTGGTCGAAGCCAATCCCAACCACGTCAACGCCCGGTTCGACCTTGGCATGACCATGACGATGCTCGGCATGCAAGACGAAGCATGCGCCCAGTTCCGCGAGGTCGTCCGGATCCAACCCGGACACGAGAAAGCGAAGCAACAGCTCGTCTATTGCCCGTGA
- the ftsH gene encoding ATP-dependent zinc metalloprotease FtsH, which produces MVLVVIGAMVLLQTMATGGGPLSLAPSAPEDLSLSDFTQKVNEDTIKEVNWQQQIISGDYGVDGKKTKFTVYAVSSDSPAGADLIQLFDKKGVKYKINGAPPTAALIQLAGLILPVILIGGFIYFMMVRQAQASGNQAINFGRSRAKRAGENTPKVTFEDVAGIEEAKEELYEVVDFLRNTKKYVALGAKIPKGILLTGPPGVGKTHLARAIAGEAGVPFFHISGSDFVEMFVGVGAARVRDLFDTAKAHRPCLIFVDEIDAVGRQRGAGLGGGHDEREQTLNQLLVEMDGFDPNTGVILIAATNRPDVLDPALLRPGRFDRQIVVDAPDAKGREAILNIHAKGKPFDSAVDMGVLAKRTPGFTGADLANALNESALLAARRNKQRITMAELEEALDRVMMGPARKSRVMNSDERKVTAYHEAGHAIIGELLEHCDPIHKVTVLPRGMALGVTMQLPDEDRYTTSRSELIDDITMLLGGLVAEEVAFGERYTGAGNDLERVTRIARAMIMQFGMSEKLGSLAIGRRSRNPFLGREMAEDRDYSEDVARQIDEEVHRLVAECHSRATQILTSHKQTMDRLAEALLERETLDREEFLAVMEGKELPPLPVPPSAPPLPNADTPKDKARPTQPTQLEPGTA; this is translated from the coding sequence ATGGTGCTGGTCGTCATCGGCGCAATGGTGCTGTTGCAGACCATGGCGACCGGTGGCGGGCCGTTGTCCTTGGCCCCGTCGGCCCCGGAAGACTTGTCGTTGAGCGATTTCACGCAGAAGGTCAACGAAGACACGATCAAGGAAGTCAACTGGCAGCAACAGATCATCTCCGGCGACTATGGGGTCGACGGGAAGAAGACCAAGTTCACCGTCTACGCGGTGTCGAGCGACTCGCCCGCCGGCGCAGACCTCATCCAACTCTTTGACAAGAAGGGCGTCAAGTACAAGATCAACGGTGCACCTCCCACGGCGGCCCTCATCCAATTGGCCGGGCTCATCCTGCCGGTCATCTTGATCGGCGGGTTCATCTACTTCATGATGGTGCGCCAAGCGCAGGCCAGCGGCAACCAAGCGATCAACTTTGGCCGTAGCCGGGCGAAGCGGGCGGGCGAGAACACCCCGAAAGTGACCTTCGAAGACGTCGCCGGTATCGAGGAAGCCAAGGAGGAACTGTACGAGGTCGTCGACTTCCTCCGCAACACCAAGAAGTATGTCGCCCTCGGGGCCAAGATCCCGAAGGGCATCCTGCTCACCGGCCCTCCAGGCGTCGGCAAGACGCACCTGGCCCGCGCCATTGCCGGCGAGGCTGGAGTGCCGTTCTTCCACATCAGCGGCTCGGACTTCGTCGAGATGTTCGTCGGCGTCGGCGCCGCACGTGTGCGTGACCTCTTCGACACCGCCAAGGCGCACCGCCCTTGCCTCATCTTCGTCGACGAAATCGACGCGGTGGGCCGGCAGCGCGGGGCCGGGCTCGGGGGCGGCCATGACGAACGCGAGCAGACTTTGAACCAGTTGCTCGTCGAAATGGACGGCTTCGACCCCAACACCGGCGTCATCTTGATCGCGGCGACCAACCGACCCGACGTCTTGGACCCTGCCCTGCTCCGGCCCGGCCGGTTCGACCGGCAGATCGTGGTCGACGCCCCTGACGCCAAGGGACGCGAAGCGATCCTGAACATCCACGCCAAGGGCAAGCCGTTCGACTCGGCCGTCGACATGGGAGTGCTCGCCAAGCGCACCCCCGGATTCACCGGCGCCGACCTCGCCAACGCACTGAACGAGTCGGCCCTGCTCGCCGCACGCCGCAACAAGCAGCGGATCACGATGGCGGAGCTTGAAGAGGCCCTCGACCGGGTGATGATGGGCCCGGCCCGCAAGAGCCGCGTCATGAACTCGGACGAGCGCAAGGTGACCGCCTACCACGAGGCGGGCCATGCGATCATCGGCGAGTTGCTTGAGCACTGCGACCCGATCCACAAGGTCACCGTCCTCCCGCGGGGCATGGCCCTCGGCGTCACCATGCAGTTGCCCGACGAGGACCGCTACACCACCAGCCGGAGCGAACTGATCGACGACATCACCATGCTCTTGGGCGGTTTGGTCGCTGAAGAGGTGGCCTTTGGTGAGCGCTACACCGGCGCGGGCAACGACCTGGAGCGGGTGACCCGCATCGCCCGTGCGATGATCATGCAGTTCGGCATGAGCGAGAAGCTAGGCTCGCTCGCCATCGGCCGCCGGAGCAGGAACCCGTTCTTGGGCCGGGAAATGGCCGAGGACCGGGACTACAGCGAGGACGTGGCCCGGCAGATCGACGAGGAGGTCCACCGACTCGTCGCCGAATGCCACAGCCGCGCGACCCAAATCCTGACTTCGCACAAGCAGACGATGGACCGGCTCGCCGAGGCCCTGTTGGAGCGCGAGACCCTCGACCGCGAGGAGTTCTTGGCGGTGATGGAGGGCAAGGAGCTCCCGCCCCTGCCGGTGCCGCCCAGTGCACCGCCGCTTCCCAACGCGGACACACCGAAAGACAAGGCGCGGCCGACCCAACCGACCCAACTGGAACCAGGCACGGCCTGA
- a CDS encoding PDZ domain-containing protein gives MDWSRHRSAVSALMLALAVASPFAYAQQGRDQARTITPEDKAVVIKRVEEVLSRQAFVPGVDFTKFDTILASQKDAIEKAKTESEFALAVSRAMRQYGLSHISLFPPEFGTQRTTQTRAGIGIMIQIEEDGLRVVNVFEDSPASEVGLQPGDLIFESDGKKVRQQPDLQGAKGSTSNIKVKRGDKELSFRVTRRDYVAVVPETLTWEGNVAVLRIPTFDVGYNQARVDKLMGEASRAKSLVIDLRGNGGGRVANLLHLAAFFFDREKEPLGTFVTRNLVTMYERDNPPTDDVVAIAAASRPNVRAMLTTQPKFTGKVAVLVDGGTGSASEMLAAAFKEIKGSELFGTKTAGAVLASILTEIPRGKGFWLQYPLTDYVTISGLRLEGHGLVPDKVAPTPRYGEPDVALVDAKSWLATISPEKAAGR, from the coding sequence ATGGACTGGAGCCGCCACCGATCCGCCGTCAGCGCCCTCATGCTCGCGCTGGCCGTCGCCTCTCCCTTTGCCTATGCCCAGCAGGGGCGAGACCAGGCACGGACGATCACGCCGGAGGACAAGGCGGTCGTCATCAAGCGGGTCGAAGAGGTCCTGAGCCGTCAGGCGTTTGTCCCCGGCGTGGACTTCACCAAGTTCGACACGATCTTGGCGAGCCAGAAAGACGCCATTGAGAAGGCCAAGACCGAAAGCGAGTTCGCCTTGGCGGTCAGCCGGGCGATGCGTCAGTACGGCCTCAGCCACATCAGCCTCTTTCCCCCCGAGTTCGGCACCCAGCGGACCACCCAGACCCGGGCGGGGATCGGCATCATGATCCAGATTGAGGAGGACGGCCTGCGCGTGGTCAACGTCTTCGAGGACTCTCCGGCCTCCGAAGTCGGCCTGCAGCCCGGTGACTTGATCTTCGAGTCCGACGGGAAGAAGGTCCGTCAGCAGCCCGACCTCCAGGGAGCCAAGGGATCCACTTCGAACATCAAGGTCAAGCGGGGTGACAAGGAATTGTCCTTCCGGGTCACCCGGCGCGATTACGTCGCGGTCGTGCCCGAGACCCTGACCTGGGAAGGCAATGTCGCCGTGCTGCGGATACCCACCTTTGACGTTGGCTACAACCAGGCCCGCGTCGACAAGTTGATGGGCGAGGCGTCCCGTGCCAAGAGCCTGGTCATCGACCTGCGTGGCAACGGCGGCGGGCGGGTCGCCAACCTGCTCCACCTTGCCGCGTTCTTCTTCGACCGCGAGAAGGAGCCCCTCGGCACCTTTGTGACCCGGAACCTGGTGACGATGTACGAGCGCGACAACCCGCCGACTGACGACGTCGTCGCGATCGCCGCCGCCTCCCGCCCCAACGTCCGGGCCATGCTGACGACCCAGCCCAAGTTCACCGGGAAGGTCGCCGTCCTCGTGGACGGCGGCACGGGCAGCGCTTCCGAGATGCTCGCCGCGGCGTTCAAGGAGATCAAGGGTTCCGAGCTCTTCGGCACCAAGACGGCCGGTGCGGTCTTGGCCTCCATCCTCACCGAGATCCCTCGTGGCAAAGGGTTCTGGCTGCAGTACCCCCTCACCGACTACGTGACGATCAGCGGACTCCGCCTGGAAGGGCACGGGCTCGTGCCCGACAAGGTCGCCCCGACCCCTCGCTACGGCGAGCCGGACGTGGCCCTGGTCGACGCCAAGTCTTGGCTGGCGACGATCAGTCCCGAGAAAGCCGCAGGTCGCTGA
- a CDS encoding ABC transporter permease, translating to MNARLGWLVLAGAGLVWAVVASTGTPVPDALREMFTGAFGTPAGWRETFKESTPLLVLGASVFWALKAGLFNIGADGQYVVGGLAAAVVGLRVPGPAGVLTGTLAGVGAGAAWAFLPGWIKAYRGGHEVITTIMMNNIGRLMATALAAGVLKAPGQQNAETPLLPDATTLPNLVHNGAFRLSWAFPIGLLVVVGMAFYFGRTVGGFEASATGANPRASRFAGIDVRTATLRAMLASGAVAGLAGALQVFAVKHQFNADFSPGYGFDALGVALLAAGQAWIVIPSALLFGALARGTSALSILGVPKGLNGVLLGIVVLVFAAVRYRKEVAARG from the coding sequence ATGAACGCCCGACTTGGGTGGCTTGTCCTCGCCGGGGCGGGACTCGTGTGGGCGGTGGTCGCGAGCACGGGGACTCCCGTACCGGACGCCTTGCGCGAGATGTTCACGGGTGCGTTCGGTACCCCCGCCGGTTGGCGCGAGACCTTCAAGGAGTCCACCCCGTTGCTGGTCCTTGGCGCTTCAGTCTTCTGGGCCCTAAAGGCCGGTTTGTTTAACATTGGGGCCGACGGCCAGTACGTAGTCGGTGGACTGGCCGCCGCCGTCGTGGGGCTCCGCGTCCCCGGGCCGGCCGGCGTCTTGACCGGCACTTTGGCCGGGGTAGGTGCCGGGGCGGCATGGGCGTTCCTGCCCGGATGGATCAAGGCTTACCGGGGCGGGCACGAGGTCATCACCACGATCATGATGAACAACATCGGCCGCCTGATGGCGACGGCCTTGGCCGCTGGCGTCCTCAAGGCCCCGGGCCAGCAGAACGCGGAGACGCCCCTCCTACCCGACGCCACGACCCTCCCTAACCTTGTCCACAACGGGGCGTTCCGGCTCAGTTGGGCGTTCCCCATCGGCCTCTTGGTCGTCGTCGGCATGGCTTTCTACTTTGGCCGGACGGTCGGCGGATTCGAGGCTTCGGCGACCGGCGCCAACCCGCGGGCGTCGCGCTTCGCCGGGATCGACGTGCGCACCGCCACGTTGCGGGCGATGCTGGCCAGCGGCGCGGTGGCCGGATTGGCCGGGGCTCTCCAGGTCTTTGCGGTCAAGCACCAGTTCAACGCCGACTTCAGTCCAGGGTACGGGTTCGACGCCTTGGGCGTCGCCCTCCTCGCCGCCGGACAGGCTTGGATCGTGATCCCGAGCGCCCTCCTCTTCGGCGCGCTCGCGCGAGGCACGTCCGCCCTGTCGATTTTGGGCGTCCCCAAGGGGCTTAACGGGGTGCTGCTCGGCATCGTCGTGCTTGTCTTTGCCGCGGTGCGGTACCGGAAGGAGGTGGCGGCCCGTGGTTAG
- a CDS encoding ABC transporter permease: MVSPIVQLAVSTAIFSAPLVLGGLGALASERSGVINIGIEGKMLFAAWAAAFGGLVSGNPVVGLVCAILAATVVSQAHWALTQLFGIDHVISGMGLNAVAAGATSLLSKTLLAPYAGAKAAALPLPFFWVAAVLAALGAAFVLHRTRGGLHLLAVGHDPDKARQAGLRPVAVRFKALLFTGLLAGLAGALLISNARGFTDNMTSGRGYIALAALILGGWRPWPTFAACLLFGFADALQLQFQGTPLWGASIPVEAWQCLPYVATVVALAAKWGGTKAPAGLGRP, translated from the coding sequence GTGGTTAGCCCGATCGTCCAACTCGCCGTGAGCACGGCGATCTTTAGCGCCCCGTTGGTGCTGGGCGGTCTCGGCGCCCTGGCCAGTGAGCGGTCCGGGGTCATCAACATCGGCATCGAGGGCAAGATGCTCTTCGCCGCTTGGGCGGCGGCGTTCGGCGGCCTCGTCTCGGGCAACCCGGTGGTCGGGCTGGTGTGCGCCATCTTGGCCGCGACGGTGGTCAGCCAGGCCCACTGGGCGCTCACCCAACTCTTTGGTATCGACCATGTCATCAGCGGCATGGGCCTCAACGCGGTGGCGGCCGGGGCGACCTCGTTGCTCAGCAAGACCTTGCTGGCGCCATACGCCGGGGCCAAGGCGGCGGCACTACCCTTACCGTTCTTCTGGGTGGCCGCCGTCCTCGCCGCCCTGGGGGCGGCCTTTGTCCTCCATCGGACGCGGGGCGGCCTGCACCTTTTGGCGGTGGGTCACGACCCCGACAAGGCCCGCCAAGCCGGATTGCGACCGGTCGCCGTCCGGTTCAAGGCCCTCTTATTCACCGGCCTCCTCGCCGGACTGGCGGGGGCCTTGCTGATCAGCAACGCGAGGGGCTTCACCGACAACATGACCTCCGGCAGAGGCTATATCGCCCTTGCCGCGCTCATCCTGGGCGGGTGGCGGCCCTGGCCGACGTTCGCCGCCTGCCTCCTCTTTGGGTTCGCCGACGCCTTACAACTCCAGTTCCAAGGCACGCCCTTGTGGGGGGCGTCGATCCCCGTGGAGGCTTGGCAGTGCCTCCCCTATGTCGCGACGGTCGTCGCCCTGGCCGCCAAGTGGGGTGGCACGAAGGCCCCTGCCGGCCTCGGTCGCCCCTAG